In Argonema galeatum A003/A1, one DNA window encodes the following:
- a CDS encoding glycerol-3-phosphate acyltransferase — translation MTLTQVWGVLLIFILCPLLGGLPVIAWIVYALRRRKLREIGTGNIGVQAAFYHGGTLAGILAVLSEAGKGIAAVMLARAFFPSGSEWEIIALIALVMGRYWMGKGAGTTNVFWGFVVHDVRVAGLVFLIGGIGFTILRERNAGRIAVLILLPAILAGLHPQDSARIFAAIALAVLMGWIYKKMPDDLDLAPVAGQRDSQAMFRFFRGDKAMISLNQQLDASKVGQKAATLSQLKRWGYPVPDGWVLPPGDDPTPLIESLQPSPASPLVVRSSAIGEDSEYASAAGQYETILNVTSRDGLQQAILRCQASYDRSSAVEYRQQRHLPEAAMAVLIQKQVFGAFSGVAFSRDPMLGYGDAVAIEALPGAASRIVSGKVTPEQYRVIVRNAALVAEEQRGRGAEEQSVVSVEGNGDVPLTLIRQVAVLARDLEARYHGIPQDIEWSYDGETLWLLQSRPITTLWPIWTRKIAAEVIPGLIRPLTWSINRPLTCGVWGEIFTLVLGKRSHGLDFNETATLHYSRAYFNASLLGQIFLRMGLPPESLEFLTLGAKFSKPPVRSTLQNLPGLLRLWRRELRLEKDFQRDYRRHFAPGLADMNPSATSLNSPQTILERINFILGLLKRATYYSILAPLSLALRQGIFKVKDEELDAGKTPELASLRSLQQLAAAARHLLPQPERINPLEAQKIAPNIFATLAEIADGQSILQQFDRFLDIYGYLSDVGTDIAVPTWKEDPSPVRELFAQFVLNLPPEYVPPGKTSKKAQSVQRRLDLKGRVTEVYSKLLAELRWSFVAIEQIWLDSVVLRERGDIFFLEYSEIEQIITQNDRDLLERLPQLIAERRSQLEEHRQLDTVPRVIYGNAASPTSNIDDRFPSHLWQGIGASPGLAEGRVKVLRNLQAVGEIDRTTILVVPYTDSGWAPLLARAGGIIAEVGGRLSHGAIVAREYGIPAVMDIHDATRLLRDGQRVRIDGSRGTVEII, via the coding sequence ATGACACTGACCCAAGTTTGGGGTGTTTTGCTGATTTTCATCCTCTGTCCCCTCTTAGGAGGGTTACCCGTGATTGCGTGGATTGTTTACGCACTCAGAAGACGCAAGCTGCGAGAAATCGGCACTGGAAATATTGGAGTTCAAGCTGCTTTCTACCACGGCGGAACCCTTGCAGGTATCTTAGCGGTGCTATCGGAGGCGGGAAAGGGCATTGCGGCTGTAATGCTGGCGCGTGCTTTTTTTCCAAGTGGTTCGGAGTGGGAAATAATTGCGCTGATTGCTTTGGTGATGGGACGCTACTGGATGGGCAAAGGCGCTGGGACAACCAATGTTTTCTGGGGTTTTGTCGTTCACGATGTGCGGGTAGCGGGATTGGTGTTTTTGATTGGGGGAATTGGCTTTACAATTTTGCGTGAGCGTAATGCGGGACGAATCGCGGTTTTAATTCTGTTACCAGCGATATTGGCTGGTCTGCATCCCCAGGATTCTGCGCGTATCTTTGCTGCGATCGCACTTGCTGTTTTAATGGGATGGATCTATAAAAAAATGCCAGATGATTTAGATCTTGCACCAGTTGCAGGACAGCGCGATTCTCAAGCAATGTTTCGCTTTTTTCGTGGCGACAAAGCGATGATTTCTCTCAACCAACAGCTAGATGCTTCCAAAGTAGGACAAAAAGCTGCAACATTATCTCAGCTAAAACGTTGGGGCTACCCAGTACCAGATGGATGGGTTTTGCCGCCAGGAGATGACCCGACACCTTTGATTGAGTCTTTGCAACCTTCTCCAGCGTCGCCTTTGGTGGTGCGTTCTTCTGCGATAGGAGAAGATTCGGAATATGCTTCTGCGGCTGGTCAATATGAAACTATTTTAAATGTGACGAGCCGAGATGGTTTGCAACAAGCAATCCTTCGGTGTCAGGCTTCTTACGATCGATCGAGTGCTGTTGAATATCGACAACAGCGCCATCTCCCAGAGGCGGCAATGGCTGTATTGATTCAAAAACAAGTTTTTGGGGCATTTTCTGGAGTTGCCTTCAGCCGCGATCCTATGCTCGGATATGGAGACGCAGTTGCGATCGAAGCTTTACCGGGCGCTGCTTCGCGAATAGTTTCTGGTAAAGTCACACCAGAACAATACAGAGTTATAGTTAGAAACGCCGCTTTGGTAGCAGAGGAGCAGAGGGGAAGAGGGGCAGAGGAGCAGAGTGTTGTTAGCGTTGAGGGAAACGGAGATGTACCATTAACGTTAATTCGGCAAGTGGCTGTTTTGGCACGAGATTTGGAAGCGCGATATCATGGCATTCCGCAAGATATTGAGTGGAGTTATGATGGTGAAACACTGTGGCTGTTGCAATCGCGCCCGATCACTACTTTATGGCCGATTTGGACAAGAAAGATAGCCGCCGAAGTAATTCCGGGATTAATTCGCCCTCTCACTTGGTCAATTAATCGTCCTCTGACTTGTGGTGTTTGGGGAGAAATTTTTACACTGGTGTTGGGAAAGCGATCGCATGGTTTAGATTTCAACGAAACTGCTACACTGCACTACTCCCGTGCTTATTTCAACGCCTCCCTGTTGGGGCAAATCTTCCTTCGTATGGGACTACCGCCGGAAAGTCTGGAGTTTTTGACTCTTGGCGCGAAGTTTAGCAAACCACCTGTGCGTTCTACTTTGCAAAATCTGCCGGGATTACTCAGGTTGTGGCGTCGCGAATTGCGCTTGGAAAAGGATTTTCAAAGAGACTATCGACGCCACTTTGCCCCAGGGTTAGCCGATATGAACCCCAGTGCAACATCTCTAAACTCTCCACAAACAATACTAGAAAGAATTAATTTCATCCTGGGATTACTCAAACGCGCTACTTATTACAGCATTTTGGCACCTTTAAGTTTGGCGTTGCGACAGGGAATATTTAAAGTAAAAGATGAAGAACTTGATGCTGGTAAGACGCCGGAACTTGCGAGTTTGCGAAGTCTCCAGCAACTTGCTGCTGCTGCACGTCATTTGTTACCGCAACCAGAAAGAATCAATCCTTTAGAAGCACAAAAAATTGCACCTAATATCTTTGCTACGTTAGCTGAAATTGCAGATGGACAATCAATTTTACAGCAGTTCGATCGGTTTTTAGACATTTACGGCTATCTCAGCGATGTGGGAACCGATATTGCTGTTCCCACCTGGAAAGAAGATCCTAGCCCCGTGAGGGAACTGTTTGCACAATTTGTTCTGAATCTGCCTCCTGAATATGTACCGCCTGGAAAGACTAGCAAGAAGGCTCAGTCGGTACAGCGTCGCCTCGATCTGAAGGGTCGGGTAACTGAAGTTTATAGTAAGTTGCTGGCCGAGTTGCGTTGGAGTTTTGTGGCGATCGAGCAAATCTGGCTTGATTCGGTGGTGCTTCGCGAACGTGGAGATATCTTTTTTCTAGAATATTCCGAAATCGAACAAATTATAACACAAAACGATCGAGATTTACTGGAACGGTTGCCGCAGTTGATAGCAGAAAGGCGATCGCAACTGGAAGAACATCGACAATTAGATACAGTTCCACGAGTAATCTACGGTAATGCAGCATCTCCCACATCGAATATAGACGATCGCTTCCCCAGCCATCTGTGGCAAGGAATTGGTGCCAGTCCAGGACTTGCGGAGGGTAGAGTCAAGGTGCTGCGGAATTTGCAAGCTGTTGGCGAGATCGATCGCACTACGATATTAGTTGTACCTTACACCGACTCTGGCTGGGCTCCCCTGTTGGCGCGTGCGGGTGGGATAATTGCGGAAGTAGGGGGCAGGTTATCTCATGGTGCGATCGTAGCACGCGAGTACGGAATTCCTGCTGTCATGGATATTCACGATGCGACTCGTTTGTTGCGCGATGGACAAAGAGTGCGAATTGATGGGAGTAGGGGAACGGTGGAGATTATTTGA